In the Arachis hypogaea cultivar Tifrunner chromosome 20, arahy.Tifrunner.gnm2.J5K5, whole genome shotgun sequence genome, ATACATGTAGAATTATATATTGTCGGTAGTATAAGATGTTATTTGGACAAAGTACCTAATCAAAAGTTGCCCAACTACTTATTTTCAAAGCAATTTATGGTTTGGATCCTATTTCACTCATTCTCCCTCATTTATTATACTTGTCACTTTTTAGAAAGTTACTAATTATTTGCAGAGTTGCAGTAATTCCATAAAAAATTCCAATGTAAATAACTTTTAATGAGtgtataactttttttaattcattGTATTGGAATAATTGGTAAATTGGTACAAGTTTATTATGTCATATTTAAACAAACGTAAAATGTTTCTGACAGAGATAAATGTATCAACTTACTGGTGAAGATCCAGATAGTTGAGTTTGCCTTATCTTGGTTAAGAAAGAGGGATTATTTGACTTGAACTTCCTTGCCTCTTGAACAACTTTACATGTACACCATAAAAATTTGCATAAAAGTTACTTGTAGCTAAGTTCAAGCTTCAAACAACACAGTAATTTTTATTCATTTGAACGAAATTTAAACACAGCCTAAGAACAATAACATATTTATTGCATAGTTATATGAAATGCAATACGccatatgtaaaatattttatgaggaaTATATGCGTACGCTGCTTTCAACACTGCAACACTGCATTCTTCATTCAGATTGACTAGCTTCTTCATTCTTGCAACACTGCATCCAGTTTTGTTTATCAGGGCCCTTCTCTACATCTCCAGTTTTGACAGAACTCATCAATATTTTACTTGTAGAAGGAGATGATACTTCTGCTGctgctttcaattttttcctcGGCCGGCCTCGGCCTCTTCGTGGCGGTTCATTCTCAACCTTAACCATGTTGTCATCATCAATGTGGTCCTTGGAAGGATAGTCTATTTCAGGGCACCTAGTTTTGGCAGAACTTGTGAACATTTTACTTGTACAAGCAGATGGTGTCTTTAGTGCTGCTTTCCCTGTTTTTCTCGGCCGGCCTCGGCCTCTTCGTGGCGGTTCATCATTAATGTGGTCCTTGCAAGGATAGTCTTTTTCACGCCACCATTTCACTACTCTAGCTTTGGCAGAACTTGTGAACATTTTACTTGTACAAGAAGATGGTGTCTTTGGtgctgctttctctgtttttctcgGTCGGCCTCGGCCTCTTCGTGAAGGATAGTCTATTTCAGGGCACCATTTCACTACTCTAGTCATGGCAGAACTTGTGAACATTTTGCTTGTACAAGGAGATGGTGTGTTTGGTGCTGCTTTCTCTGTTTTCCTCGGCCGGCCTCGGCCTCTTCGTGGCGGTTCATTCACAACCTTGACGGATCCaacaaattttcaaattattttccaaataaattaaaataataaaataattatttaaataataatctgTTAATAATTCAacatcacaaaattaaaattaaaattaaaatcaaattcattaattaaatacaattttaaaatcaatttataaaacaaaataaaaaagaggagtgctagggggcAAGCAACTTTTATGATTTATAGCTATCAAAcaaccatcaatgatgattttaatggtgtgagattagtgtgagatttcatccaatgactcacttttctttgctggttatatgctggccaaaattcaataaagttTGCTGCCCCTAAACTTTTCCAATAAAAAAACCTCTGGTAAAAGTAGCAGTGAAACCATATTGCtttggttataattttttttttattttgtgataaaattaatcacatgaataaaaaaaagaaacatacaaTAGAGCATAAAAGTTTAATCTTTTTCACATATATATATGAACTAACTCTCTAGAAGACCTTAAATTGAATcgtataaaaagataaataagagttaatagagtaaaattaatatatgataaaaatacAGATAATATTTAGGAGAAGAAACGGATGACAATATTATAGATTTAGATTACCTGAACAATTTTAAAACCAGAAAAAAGAGAGTTAGAGAgcagaaagaaaaaagaatggaCTCGAAACAACCCTttgagaaattaaaataatttaaattaaataggttattattattagttttttatattatttatttaattattttattaaataataaatataatattttataatataataaagcCATTTaatctcttatttttttatttgtatatagaTATTGtgaaccaaaaataaataaagtagatGAGGtcaaatttatctaattttttttttgggggggggggggggggttatatactatatataaattttttaaaactcaGTGGGAGCACTAACCATGTTGTCATCATCAATGTGGTCCTTGGAAGGATAGTGTATTTCAGGGCACCATTTCACTTCTTTAGTTTTGGCAGAACTTGTGAACATTTTGCTTGTACAAGGAGATGGTGTCTTTGGTGCTGCTTTCTCTGTCTTCCTCGGCCGGCCTCGGCCTCTTCGTGAACTTGTGAACATTTTACTTGTACAAGCAGATGGTGTCTTTGGtgctgctttctctgtttttctcgGCCGCCCTCGGCCTCTTCGTG is a window encoding:
- the LOC112782911 gene encoding uncharacterized protein isoform X1, with translation MASSACFFKIVLRQNLEDGNLEVPKTFSMKHGDSVPNPVYLKPRDGTAWKIDWSEYDGAILFENGWKEFASYYSLDHGHLLWFEYNQTSNIEVNIFDMTCLEIDYPSMDHISDDDSIEILNELPPRGWPRKTEKAAPKTPSPSTSKMFTSSAKTEVVKWCPEIDYPSKDHIDDDNMVMVENEPPRRGRGRPRKTEKAAPKTPSACTSKMFTSSRRGRGRPRKTEKAAPKTPSPCTSKMFTSSAKTKEVKWCPEIHYPSKDHIDDDNMVVNEPPRRGRGRPRKTEKAAPNTPSPCTSKMFTSSAMTRVVKWCPEIDYPSRRGRGRPRKTEKAAPKTPSSCTSKMFTSSAKARVVKWWREKDYPCKDHINDEPPRRGRGRPRKTGKAALKTPSACTSKMFTSSAKTRCPEIDYPSKDHIDDDNMVKVENEPPRRGRGRPRKKLKAAAEVSSPSTSKILMSSVKTGDVEKGPDKQNWMQCCKNEEASQSE
- the LOC112782911 gene encoding uncharacterized protein isoform X2, whose product is MASSACFFKIVLRQNLEDGNLEVPKTFSMKHGDSVPNPVYLKPRDGTAWKIDWSEYDDYPSMDHISDDDSIEILNELPPRGWPRKTEKAAPKTPSPSTSKMFTSSAKTEVVKWCPEIDYPSKDHIDDDNMVMVENEPPRRGRGRPRKTEKAAPKTPSACTSKMFTSSRRGRGRPRKTEKAAPKTPSPCTSKMFTSSAKTKEVKWCPEIHYPSKDHIDDDNMVVNEPPRRGRGRPRKTEKAAPNTPSPCTSKMFTSSAMTRVVKWCPEIDYPSRRGRGRPRKTEKAAPKTPSSCTSKMFTSSAKARVVKWWREKDYPCKDHINDEPPRRGRGRPRKTGKAALKTPSACTSKMFTSSAKTRCPEIDYPSKDHIDDDNMVKVENEPPRRGRGRPRKKLKAAAEVSSPSTSKILMSSVKTGDVEKGPDKQNWMQCCKNEEASQSE